ACCCAAAGAGTTTCTGAGTGGAAGTGGGGCAAAAAGTAAGAGTGCGGGAATGCAGAAGACTAAAGGGGCGGGGGATAAATTTACGCTCAAAAATTCTGCTAAAGTTTTAGATTGGAAAGTGGGTAATCGCGTGCTTGATGGGCGCTTTGGGGTTGGGGAAGTGACTCACCTTTTAGGATCGGGGGAGAAAGTAACGTTGGCGATTAAGTTTCCCGGTGCCGGTGTGAAGATTATCGATCCGAAGACTGCGCCGCTGCAACGACTGGAATGAATGATAATTTCATCAGCAAAATTCACCTAGCTTTGAGAAGCCGGTAACTGCTCACCTTCGTTATGGATGCTTTCAACAAGGCACCCACAAAAAAAATGGTTGCATTTAAGTGCTGCAACCATCGAAGTTTGTGTCAATCAAGGTAACTGTTAATGTTATAACAATAAAATTGGCCGGCACTTCCTCCTGTTAGGTCATCCAGCTGGGTGATTTTAAAAAAGTTCAAAATATGTAATCGGAATTTGCTGAGTGAATGCTTTATTGAGTGAGCTGGCGCATTGCTAATAATGCTGTGCCATAAGCTGCTTCGGTATGAGCCGGCACCCCCACCGGCACATTCAATAAACGTTCACGAATTGCACTCCAAACCGGGTTTTTAGCACCGCCGCCGGCAGTGTAAACGTGAGTTAATTTAGTTGTACCCAACTCTTGCAAAAGTTGATAAGCTTGCGCTTCAATTCGGGCAATACTTTCTAACAAACCGTGTAAAAATTCTACTGGATTATCCGGGCGCGGTTCCAATCGTGGAGGCAAATTGGGATCGTTTATCGGGAAGCGATCACCGGCTTTGATCAAAGGATAGTAATCAAGCGGACTTTCTTGCTCAGGATCAATCTGCCGGCTGAGACTTTCTAGTTCAGTATCGGTGAAAAATTGCCGCAGCACCGCGCCGCCGGTGTTGGAAGCGCCGCCAACTAGCCACAGATCCTCTAGCCGGTGACTGTAAATACCATAGCGAGCATCATCAATGCGAGTTCGGCTGAGCAGCTTGAGTACGAGGGTGGAACCGAGGGAGGTTACTGCTTCTCCGGGGGATTGCACCCCGCTTGCGAGAAATGCGGCAATGCTGTCCGTGGTGCCGGCACACACCTGACAATCTGCCGGCAAGCCAAACTGCTGAGCAATTTCTGCCGTTATTTCCCCCACCGGCATCCCTGGCTTGACGATTTCTGGCAAATGTGGAATTGATTTTATATCTAATAACCAATTGGGATAGCACAAACGCTCAGGGTCATAACCTAGCTTCAGGGCGTTGTGATAATCGCTGATACCGAGCCGGTTATGTAATAAAAAGGCTAACCAATCGGCTTGATGTAGGAAATAATGCTTTTGCAGTGGCAAGTTTAACTTATGCCTAAACCATAGAAGTTTAGCCAAACTGGAAGTGGCGCTAATTACCGGATGATTTGCGGGTGCGATGGTTTTTAACTCCTGCATCACCGCGACGCCTCGCCCATCGTTGTAGAGAAGTGGTTCAGCAATGGGTTTACCACCGGCATCGCAGAGCAAAACCGTGGAAGAGGTGCCATTAATCGCAATTGCCCTAAGATCGCGGCAGATTTCCTGGGGAATTTGAGAAATTAAGGTAAATAACGCGGTTTGCCAGAGATCCGGCAAATGATTTTGCAAATCGCTGGTGGCATTAAAAGGATACTGTGCCTCGGCGTGAAGGGTGCCGGCAGCATCAATTGCAACAGCCCGTGCGCCGGTGGTGCCGAAATCTATACCGAGATAGAAGTTCATCGCTGTGTTTTTTGACAAATTAGGGTTGATAATATGAGCCGGCACCACTTTTGCCGATAATCTCACACGGTTGATTAATCTTCAATAAACATTTATGGGTGCTGCCGTCTCGCTCCAGAACGTTCACAAAGTTTATAACAACGTCCCCGTCGTTGACGAACTCTCTTTTACCCTCGAAGCCGGCGAAATGTTCGGTTTGCTTGGCCCAAATGGAGCCGGCAAATCGACAACGATTCGGATGCTCACCACCCTGACGCGCCCCACGAGTGGACGGATAGAAGTGGCCGGTTATGATGTCACGCGGCAAGCAGCCCAAGTTAAGCAGTCAATTGGCGTTGTGTTGCAACAAATTAGTGTTGACAACGATTTGTCTGTGTGGGAAAACATGGAATTTCACGGGCGTTTGCATCATATTCCCAACCCTAGCCGGCAGAAATTGATTAACCAGTGGCTCGAATATGTCGAAC
Above is a window of Microcoleus sp. FACHB-672 DNA encoding:
- a CDS encoding FGGY-family carbohydrate kinase, translated to MNFYLGIDFGTTGARAVAIDAAGTLHAEAQYPFNATSDLQNHLPDLWQTALFTLISQIPQEICRDLRAIAINGTSSTVLLCDAGGKPIAEPLLYNDGRGVAVMQELKTIAPANHPVISATSSLAKLLWFRHKLNLPLQKHYFLHQADWLAFLLHNRLGISDYHNALKLGYDPERLCYPNWLLDIKSIPHLPEIVKPGMPVGEITAEIAQQFGLPADCQVCAGTTDSIAAFLASGVQSPGEAVTSLGSTLVLKLLSRTRIDDARYGIYSHRLEDLWLVGGASNTGGAVLRQFFTDTELESLSRQIDPEQESPLDYYPLIKAGDRFPINDPNLPPRLEPRPDNPVEFLHGLLESIARIEAQAYQLLQELGTTKLTHVYTAGGGAKNPVWSAIRERLLNVPVGVPAHTEAAYGTALLAMRQLTQ